A genomic window from Armatimonadia bacterium includes:
- a CDS encoding PAS domain S-box protein → MSQANPGSIEPINLDEIAPLLRLLHDAVRIPVRLLTPEGTLRLGVGAEDLCRECHQGHAETQAAALVESGGYALQRCPSGLHQALFPLRILGQHTATLSLGRFLYEDDPLDEDLFRAEADRCGVAPETYQEALRNVPSLSREDVQQALMHAAWLVAAVADQGERVQGLHRDRAFLQKVFEVTPAFISVTDREGRLLMASRALGRALGHETEAMVGRTRQELYGDQEEGRALAADASEVLRSGRPVTHEAERVTFADGSAHWLRSVRVPLTDETGQRTQVLSLGTDITELREAQQAVAASEQQLRRILEGSSDGYWEWHVQSGAAAISEKSLRMLGYEPGDVLPTQEGWLTLIHPDDLATLREMVGACLRGETVNLVSEHRVRAKDGTWRWVQARGAVCEWDEEGRPVLLSGVHTDVSARRAAEEELALARYSLEHATDLVFWATSDGRFAFVNDACCRNLEYTKEEFGSLVVWDIAPRNSLHHWPNTWQQICSEGTITVESVLQAKSGRQFPVEVTCNYLHYGENEYVCSYARDISRRRAQQRRQEEIATGLRAVLRSADELLRCADTESLCRLAVEGSCRNLGLEQSILYLREGDQLLGAYRASRPEAQAIRHEETLPLSGCAELIEPDAPQWCPRQTEEGPWSVWTQVCAGEDLVGVLCNTGGADGSGIDSLKQDILAVYCSLLGNVLARKAADDKLRESEEEYRILVDAAPYAVFVVCDGRYLFSNRTGAALLGCERPEEVVGRPVLEPASTEDTLRLQAAADMISLGEEPATVEVEVKAPGGEPRYLEITLVPTRREGQSATLWVCRDTTVRRHAEDAQRLAAVGQLAAGVAHEFNNLLASLLLRAERADMVQTPEEYDKLVALVLKATGRGADICRSLTAFARPHEPRRESITIEAAIEAALRIASRQLANAGISVRRDYGTGGVTISADQGQLEQVFLNLVINACHAMPRGGILTVETRHLPAAVGPGEVTATVSDTGTGIASEHLPRLFEPFFTTKGRLGQSDVPGTGLGLSVSHGIVQAHGGSISVRSREGEGAAFTLCFDAQPWDTSAPEAAGKALAASLKAERPRLRILIAEDERELCDILSEDLMAEGYEVVTKAHTQDALHALATRPFDLVIADLMMPGGGVREILGATQRAGGRPPVIAITGRTEGHLSDDLRRLGAAGCLQKPCTLATVMEAIKEALEQGKA, encoded by the coding sequence TTGTCCCAGGCGAACCCGGGGTCTATCGAGCCGATCAACCTCGACGAGATTGCACCACTGCTACGACTACTGCACGATGCTGTGCGGATCCCCGTGCGGCTACTGACGCCTGAGGGCACCCTAAGGCTGGGAGTGGGTGCGGAGGACCTCTGCCGCGAGTGCCACCAGGGGCATGCTGAGACCCAGGCTGCGGCCCTTGTAGAGAGCGGGGGATATGCCCTCCAGCGTTGCCCGAGTGGCTTGCACCAGGCCCTGTTCCCGCTCCGTATCCTCGGACAGCACACCGCGACGCTCTCCCTCGGCCGGTTTCTCTACGAGGATGATCCCCTGGACGAGGACCTTTTCCGGGCAGAGGCCGATCGCTGTGGGGTCGCCCCCGAGACCTACCAGGAAGCGCTGCGCAACGTGCCCTCCCTCAGCCGCGAAGACGTACAGCAGGCCCTCATGCACGCCGCGTGGTTGGTAGCCGCGGTCGCGGACCAAGGCGAAAGGGTTCAGGGCCTGCACCGCGACCGTGCCTTCCTCCAGAAGGTGTTTGAGGTCACGCCTGCCTTCATCAGTGTGACAGACCGCGAAGGGCGTCTGCTGATGGCCAGCCGGGCGCTTGGCCGCGCCCTCGGCCATGAGACCGAGGCGATGGTGGGCAGGACCAGGCAGGAGCTATATGGTGATCAGGAGGAGGGCCGGGCGCTTGCCGCGGATGCCTCAGAGGTCCTGCGCTCAGGAAGGCCGGTCACTCACGAGGCTGAGCGGGTGACCTTTGCCGATGGGAGTGCCCACTGGCTCCGTTCGGTGAGGGTTCCGCTGACGGACGAGACGGGCCAGAGGACGCAGGTGCTTTCCCTGGGGACCGATATCACTGAGCTGCGAGAGGCCCAGCAGGCCGTGGCTGCGAGTGAGCAGCAGCTTCGGCGCATCCTTGAGGGCAGCAGCGATGGCTACTGGGAGTGGCACGTACAGAGCGGCGCGGCAGCCATCAGCGAGAAGTCGCTCAGGATGCTCGGATACGAGCCCGGGGACGTGCTGCCGACCCAAGAGGGATGGCTGACTCTGATCCATCCCGACGACCTGGCCACACTCCGCGAGATGGTTGGGGCTTGTCTGCGCGGTGAGACCGTGAACCTCGTGTCAGAGCACAGGGTCCGGGCCAAGGACGGCACCTGGCGCTGGGTCCAGGCCCGCGGCGCGGTCTGTGAATGGGACGAGGAGGGGCGGCCGGTCCTCCTATCCGGCGTGCACACCGACGTCTCCGCCCGCAGGGCCGCCGAAGAGGAACTGGCCCTGGCACGATACTCCCTCGAACACGCCACGGACCTCGTCTTCTGGGCCACGAGCGATGGCCGCTTCGCCTTCGTCAACGATGCCTGCTGCCGGAACCTCGAGTACACGAAGGAGGAGTTTGGCTCTCTGGTGGTGTGGGATATCGCCCCTCGGAACTCCCTCCATCACTGGCCGAACACCTGGCAGCAGATCTGCAGCGAGGGTACGATCACCGTCGAGTCCGTACTGCAGGCCAAGTCGGGACGCCAGTTCCCCGTGGAGGTCACCTGCAACTACCTACATTACGGAGAGAACGAGTACGTCTGCTCCTATGCGCGCGACATCTCACGGCGTCGGGCCCAGCAGCGTCGGCAGGAGGAGATCGCCACCGGGCTTCGTGCCGTCCTGCGGTCTGCCGACGAACTCCTTCGGTGCGCGGACACCGAGAGCCTGTGTCGGCTCGCAGTCGAAGGGAGCTGCCGCAATCTGGGCCTCGAGCAGAGCATCCTGTATCTGCGTGAGGGCGATCAGCTTCTGGGGGCCTACCGGGCATCTCGTCCGGAGGCCCAGGCGATCCGCCACGAGGAGACGCTGCCCCTGAGTGGGTGTGCCGAGCTGATTGAGCCGGACGCTCCCCAGTGGTGCCCTCGCCAGACGGAGGAGGGCCCCTGGTCGGTCTGGACACAGGTATGCGCCGGAGAGGACCTGGTGGGGGTGCTGTGCAACACCGGCGGCGCCGACGGGTCCGGGATCGACTCTCTCAAGCAGGACATCCTCGCCGTCTACTGCTCGCTCCTGGGGAATGTGCTGGCGCGGAAGGCAGCGGACGACAAGCTGCGGGAGAGCGAGGAGGAGTACCGGATCCTGGTAGACGCCGCGCCCTATGCGGTCTTCGTGGTGTGCGACGGTCGCTACCTTTTCAGCAACCGGACCGGGGCAGCGCTGCTTGGCTGCGAGCGTCCCGAAGAGGTGGTGGGGCGACCCGTTCTTGAGCCTGCGAGCACCGAGGACACACTCCGTCTCCAGGCTGCGGCCGACATGATCTCCCTTGGTGAGGAGCCCGCGACCGTTGAGGTGGAGGTCAAGGCCCCAGGTGGCGAGCCGCGGTACCTGGAGATCACCCTTGTGCCGACCCGACGAGAGGGGCAGTCCGCGACCCTGTGGGTGTGCAGAGACACGACTGTCCGACGCCATGCCGAGGATGCCCAGCGACTGGCAGCGGTAGGCCAGCTCGCGGCCGGAGTTGCCCACGAGTTCAACAACCTCCTTGCGAGCCTCTTGCTGAGGGCCGAACGCGCCGACATGGTGCAGACCCCGGAGGAGTACGACAAGCTTGTGGCCCTGGTGCTGAAGGCCACAGGCCGCGGAGCCGACATCTGCCGCAGTCTCACGGCCTTCGCCCGGCCTCACGAGCCCCGGCGCGAGAGCATCACCATCGAAGCGGCGATCGAGGCCGCCCTCCGGATCGCCTCACGGCAGCTTGCGAATGCGGGCATCTCCGTGCGACGCGACTATGGGACAGGAGGCGTGACGATCAGCGCCGATCAGGGGCAACTGGAGCAGGTCTTCCTGAACCTGGTCATCAACGCCTGTCACGCAATGCCCAGGGGCGGCATCCTGACGGTTGAGACCAGGCATCTCCCGGCGGCTGTGGGGCCCGGCGAGGTCACAGCCACGGTGAGCGACACCGGAACCGGCATCGCCTCGGAGCATCTTCCCCGGCTGTTCGAGCCCTTCTTCACCACCAAGGGACGCCTGGGGCAGAGTGACGTCCCCGGCACCGGGCTCGGGCTGTCTGTCTCGCACGGGATCGTCCAGGCACACGGTGGGTCCATATCTGTGCGAAGTCGGGAGGGCGAAGGAGCCGCCTTCACCTTGTGCTTTGACGCACAACCGTGGGACACTTCGGCGCCTGAGGCTGCGGGGAAGGCCCTCGCTGCATCACTCAAAGCGGAACGCCCTCGGCTTCGCATTCTGATCGCCGAGGATGAGCGCGAGCTGTGCGACATCCTCTCCGAGGACCTGATGGCAGAGGGGTACGAGGTCGTCACCAAGGCGCACACCCAGGACGCGCTCCATGCCCTGGCCACCCGGCCCTTCGACCTGGTGATCGCCGACCTGATGATGCCCGGCGGCGGCGTGCGCGAGATCCTCGGTGCAACGCAG
- a CDS encoding sodium:calcium antiporter encodes MLIPRPLLPIFVAVLVTLPGLFVAIAHLPLAAPATALLAGLAILAASFLLLWACDTAQSDISQGLALAVVALVAVLPEYAVDMYFTWQAGKFPDSEYAHYAIANMTGANRLLIGVAWALIAVIYWFKCRRPVRLESDRRLEVGFLGAATLYALFIPIKGSLEWYDGLVFAAIYVAYILLASRRGVEEAEVEGPAAYLVALPTVKRRVVTALLFLFSAGIVLANSERFCEGLIGSGKLLGISEFLLVQWLAPIASEAPEFVVATMFALRGNAGLALGSLLSAKLNQWTLLVGMIPGVFALSSGSITPPMPLSTFQMHEVMLTAAQSLLAVAMLSTLRLTIGQAVLLFTLFIGQLVAPGLVQAAGGTSFLGLQPDQMHPLFTLLYLVATLVLFLDQPQRLRSVVAWLSPRALVPVPVRHTDENERG; translated from the coding sequence TTGTTGATCCCCAGACCCCTGCTTCCCATCTTTGTTGCCGTCCTCGTCACGCTTCCCGGACTGTTCGTCGCCATCGCTCACCTTCCGCTTGCTGCGCCTGCCACGGCGCTACTCGCCGGTCTGGCGATTCTGGCTGCTTCCTTCCTCCTCCTGTGGGCCTGCGATACCGCGCAGTCCGATATTTCCCAGGGGTTGGCCCTGGCTGTGGTCGCCCTGGTCGCCGTCTTGCCCGAGTACGCGGTGGACATGTACTTCACCTGGCAGGCCGGCAAGTTCCCCGATAGCGAGTATGCGCACTATGCCATCGCGAACATGACCGGCGCTAACCGCCTGCTCATCGGCGTGGCCTGGGCTCTGATCGCGGTGATCTACTGGTTCAAGTGCCGGCGCCCGGTGCGACTGGAGTCCGATCGACGTCTCGAGGTCGGTTTCCTTGGCGCGGCGACGCTCTACGCGCTGTTCATCCCCATCAAGGGCAGCCTGGAGTGGTACGACGGCCTCGTCTTCGCAGCCATCTACGTGGCCTACATCCTCCTGGCCAGTCGCCGGGGCGTCGAAGAGGCTGAAGTCGAGGGTCCTGCTGCCTACTTGGTCGCGCTGCCGACGGTTAAGCGCCGCGTGGTCACGGCTCTGCTCTTCCTCTTCTCGGCGGGCATCGTGCTCGCCAACTCAGAGCGGTTCTGCGAGGGCCTGATCGGGAGCGGCAAGCTCCTGGGCATCAGCGAGTTTCTTCTGGTGCAGTGGCTGGCACCCATCGCCTCCGAAGCACCTGAGTTCGTGGTCGCGACCATGTTCGCCCTGCGCGGCAACGCCGGGCTTGCGCTGGGGAGTCTGCTCTCGGCCAAGCTGAACCAGTGGACGCTGCTGGTCGGCATGATCCCGGGCGTCTTCGCCCTGTCCTCGGGCTCGATCACCCCGCCGATGCCGCTGAGCACCTTCCAGATGCATGAGGTCATGCTCACGGCCGCCCAGTCCCTCCTTGCCGTGGCCATGCTCTCGACGCTGCGTTTGACCATCGGGCAGGCGGTTCTGCTCTTCACGCTGTTCATCGGCCAACTCGTGGCTCCCGGGCTGGTACAGGCCGCCGGCGGCACCAGCTTCCTCGGGTTGCAGCCCGACCAGATGCACCCGCTCTTCACCTTGCTGTACCTGGTCGCCACGCTGGTGCTGTTCCTCGACCAGCCGCAGCGACTGCGCAGTGTGGTGGCCTGGCTGTCACCACGCGCCCTGGTGCCGGTACCCGTGCGGCATACCGACGAGAACGAACGCGGATAA